A window of Cellulomonas fimi contains these coding sequences:
- a CDS encoding dihydrolipoamide acetyltransferase family protein translates to MPTYQQFPLPDAGEGLTEAEIVAWHVAVGDAVEVNQTIVEIETAKSLVDLPSPWTGVVSAILVEPGQTVDVGTPIIEIDTDPTGEAPAPAPAHGGAIEHGHRGGGDRHAGVEPGGADEVAAVREQAEAARRASEVRAHDEHAAGLDAGSAAAGGRDATAPRAAAGLGGTPAARTAAGLTTTAVAAGGTTTTAGDGGATTTAAGGHPGTSGGGDAASGGEGRQAVLVGYGLADPSATRRARGGAPGAVAAVTGAAAGGGTSTGAATAAPRAGGHALAKPPVRKLARELGVDLDSVTPTGPGGIVTREDVLAHAAQAEARTLATYPGDDKPWLATGTVSPDGRQTRVPVKSVRKRTAEAMVTSAFTAPHVTVFHTVDVTRTMRLVERLRADKEFADVRVTPLLIAAKALMLAVRRHPEINASWDDVAQEIVYKHYINLGIAAATPRGLVVPNVKDAHRMSLLELAQGLGDLTATARAGRTSPSDMADGTITITNVGVFGIDTGTPILNPGEAAILAFGAIRLQPWVHKGKVKPRHVTQLALSFDHRLVDGELGARVLADVASVLADPAQGLVWG, encoded by the coding sequence GTGCCGACCTACCAGCAGTTCCCGCTGCCCGACGCGGGCGAGGGCCTGACCGAGGCCGAGATCGTCGCGTGGCACGTGGCGGTCGGGGACGCCGTCGAGGTCAACCAGACGATCGTCGAGATCGAGACGGCGAAGTCGCTCGTCGACCTGCCGTCCCCGTGGACAGGCGTCGTCTCGGCGATCCTCGTCGAGCCGGGGCAGACGGTCGACGTCGGCACGCCGATCATCGAGATCGACACCGACCCGACGGGCGAGGCGCCCGCCCCGGCGCCGGCGCACGGCGGGGCGATCGAGCACGGCCACCGTGGCGGCGGCGACCGGCACGCGGGTGTCGAGCCCGGCGGTGCGGACGAGGTCGCGGCGGTGCGCGAGCAGGCCGAGGCCGCGCGACGCGCGTCGGAGGTGCGCGCGCACGACGAGCACGCCGCGGGCCTCGACGCGGGCTCCGCGGCCGCAGGGGGCCGCGACGCGACCGCACCCCGCGCGGCGGCCGGTCTCGGTGGCACGCCCGCGGCCCGGACGGCGGCAGGGCTCACGACGACGGCCGTCGCCGCCGGTGGCACGACCACGACCGCCGGGGACGGCGGTGCGACCACGACCGCCGCGGGCGGTCACCCCGGCACGTCGGGTGGTGGTGACGCCGCGTCCGGCGGTGAGGGCCGTCAGGCGGTGCTCGTGGGCTACGGACTGGCCGACCCGAGCGCGACCCGACGCGCACGCGGTGGCGCGCCGGGCGCGGTCGCGGCCGTGACGGGCGCCGCGGCCGGCGGCGGCACGTCGACCGGAGCCGCGACCGCCGCCCCCCGTGCGGGCGGCCACGCCCTCGCCAAGCCGCCCGTCCGCAAGCTGGCGCGCGAGCTCGGGGTCGACCTCGACTCCGTCACGCCGACCGGACCCGGCGGGATCGTCACGCGCGAGGACGTCCTCGCGCACGCCGCGCAGGCCGAGGCGCGGACGCTCGCGACGTACCCCGGCGACGACAAGCCGTGGCTCGCGACGGGCACCGTGTCCCCCGACGGCCGCCAGACGCGCGTCCCGGTGAAGTCGGTGCGCAAGCGGACCGCGGAGGCGATGGTGACCAGCGCGTTCACCGCGCCGCACGTCACCGTCTTCCACACGGTCGACGTCACGCGCACCATGCGGCTCGTCGAGCGGCTGCGGGCGGACAAGGAGTTCGCCGACGTGCGCGTCACGCCGCTGCTGATCGCGGCGAAGGCGCTCATGCTCGCGGTGCGCCGCCACCCGGAGATCAACGCGTCGTGGGACGACGTCGCGCAGGAGATCGTCTACAAGCACTACATCAACCTGGGCATCGCGGCGGCGACCCCGCGCGGGCTCGTCGTGCCGAACGTCAAGGACGCGCACCGCATGAGCCTGCTCGAGCTCGCGCAGGGGCTCGGCGATCTCACGGCGACCGCGCGCGCGGGGCGGACGTCACCGTCCGACATGGCCGACGGGACGATCACGATCACCAACGTGGGCGTGTTCGGCATCGACACGGGCACGCCGATCCTCAACCCGGGCGAGGCGGCGATCCTCGCGTTCGGCGCGATCCGGCTGCAG
- a CDS encoding alpha-ketoacid dehydrogenase subunit beta, whose product MSTTTTEVRAADAGTRGTQKLTFAKAINLGLRRALENDPRVLLMGEDIGKLGGVFRVTDGLQKDFGDDRVVDTPLAESGIVGTAIGLALRGYRPVCEIQFDGFVFPAFDQITTQLSKMHYRSKGRLTLPVVIRIPYGGGIGAVEHHSESPEVLFAHTAGLRVVSPSSPVEAYGMIQQAITSPDPVLFFEPKGRYWEKGDVDLDADPSGPLLDKARVVRAGTDVTLVAYGPTVQTALKAAEAAAAEGTSIEVVDLRALSPLDTATVAESVRRTGRCVVVHEAPVLYGTGGEVAARITEECFYHLQAPVLRVGGFHAPYPVAKVEHDYLPGLDRVLDAVERALAF is encoded by the coding sequence GTGAGCACGACCACGACCGAGGTGCGCGCGGCGGACGCCGGCACCCGCGGCACGCAGAAGCTGACGTTCGCGAAGGCGATCAACCTGGGCCTGCGACGCGCGCTCGAGAACGACCCGCGCGTGCTGCTCATGGGCGAGGACATCGGCAAGCTCGGCGGCGTCTTCCGTGTGACGGACGGCCTGCAGAAGGACTTCGGCGACGACCGCGTGGTCGACACGCCGCTCGCGGAGTCGGGGATCGTCGGCACCGCGATCGGTCTCGCGCTGCGCGGCTACCGTCCGGTCTGCGAGATCCAGTTCGACGGCTTCGTCTTCCCGGCCTTCGACCAGATCACCACGCAGCTGTCGAAGATGCACTACCGGTCGAAGGGCCGCCTCACGCTGCCCGTCGTCATCCGCATCCCCTACGGCGGCGGCATCGGCGCGGTCGAGCACCACTCGGAGTCGCCCGAGGTGCTGTTCGCGCACACCGCGGGCCTGCGCGTCGTCAGCCCGTCGAGCCCCGTCGAGGCGTACGGGATGATCCAGCAGGCGATCACGTCGCCCGACCCCGTCCTGTTCTTCGAGCCGAAGGGCCGGTACTGGGAGAAGGGCGACGTCGACCTGGACGCCGACCCGAGCGGGCCGCTGCTCGACAAGGCGCGCGTCGTGCGCGCGGGCACCGACGTCACGCTCGTGGCGTACGGGCCCACCGTGCAGACCGCGCTCAAGGCCGCCGAGGCCGCCGCGGCGGAGGGCACGAGCATCGAGGTCGTCGACCTGCGCGCGCTGTCCCCGCTCGACACCGCGACCGTCGCCGAGTCGGTCCGCCGCACCGGCCGCTGCGTCGTCGTGCACGAGGCGCCCGTGCTGTACGGGACGGGCGGCGAGGTCGCGGCCCGCATCACCGAGGAGTGCTTCTACCACCTGCAGGCGCCGGTGCTGCGCGTCGGCGGGTTCCACGCGCCCTACCCGGTCGCGAAGGTCGAGCACGACTACCTGCCCGGTCTCGACCGGGTCCTGGACGCCGTCGAGCGCGCACTCGCGTTCTGA
- the pdhA gene encoding pyruvate dehydrogenase (acetyl-transferring) E1 component subunit alpha, with the protein MKENRVSQTSPPTDDGLVQLLTPTGERVPHPDLDPRVAHLDADGLRALYRDMVLVRRFDTEATSLQRQGELALFAQGLGQEAAQIGSAHAMSPRDHVFPSYREHGVAHVRGVDLAQVLRLFRGVDHGGWDPVAHGFHLYTLVIGSHTLHATGYAMGLQRDGLVGTGDPERDAAVVVYFGDGATSQGDVNEALVFAAVNNAPVVFFCQNNQWAISEPTSKQARVPLADRGPGFGVPSVRVDGNDVLATYAVTHQALERARTGGGPTFVEAFTYRMGAHTTSDDPSRYRTSAEEEYWRRRDPIDRLRLHLEQLGELSAEFVEQVADEADALGERIRTEVRAMGRPSSASMFEHVYATPHAVVEGERAWFERYEASFTDAGQSREGSHR; encoded by the coding sequence GTGAAGGAGAACCGCGTGAGCCAGACCAGCCCGCCGACCGACGACGGTCTCGTCCAGCTGCTGACTCCCACGGGTGAGCGCGTCCCGCACCCCGACCTCGACCCCCGCGTCGCGCACCTCGACGCCGACGGCCTGCGCGCGCTGTACCGCGACATGGTGCTCGTGCGCCGGTTCGACACCGAGGCGACGTCGCTGCAGCGCCAGGGCGAGCTCGCGTTGTTCGCGCAGGGGCTCGGCCAGGAGGCCGCGCAGATCGGCTCCGCCCACGCGATGAGCCCGCGCGACCACGTCTTCCCGAGCTACCGCGAGCACGGCGTCGCGCACGTCCGCGGCGTCGACCTCGCGCAGGTCCTGCGGCTGTTCCGCGGCGTCGACCACGGCGGCTGGGACCCGGTCGCGCACGGCTTCCACCTGTACACGCTCGTCATCGGCTCGCACACGCTGCACGCGACGGGCTACGCGATGGGGCTCCAGCGCGACGGCCTGGTCGGCACGGGCGACCCCGAGCGGGACGCGGCGGTCGTCGTCTACTTCGGCGACGGCGCGACGTCCCAGGGCGACGTCAACGAGGCGCTCGTGTTCGCCGCGGTGAACAACGCGCCCGTCGTGTTCTTCTGCCAGAACAACCAGTGGGCGATCTCCGAGCCGACGTCGAAGCAGGCCAGGGTGCCGCTGGCCGACCGCGGGCCCGGGTTCGGCGTCCCCTCGGTGCGGGTCGACGGCAACGACGTCCTCGCCACCTACGCGGTGACGCACCAGGCGCTCGAACGCGCGCGGACCGGCGGCGGCCCGACGTTCGTCGAGGCGTTCACGTACCGCATGGGCGCGCACACCACGTCGGACGACCCGTCGCGCTACCGCACGAGCGCGGAGGAGGAGTACTGGCGCCGCCGCGACCCGATCGACCGCCTCCGGCTGCACCTCGAGCAGCTCGGCGAGCTGTCGGCGGAGTTCGTCGAGCAGGTCGCCGACGAGGCCGACGCGCTGGGTGAGCGCATCCGCACCGAGGTGCGCGCGATGGGCCGCCCGTCGTCGGCGTCGATGTTCGAGCACGTCTACGCCACGCCGCACGCCGTCGTCGAGGGCGAGCGTGCCTGGTTCGAGCGGTACGAGGCGTCGTTCACGGACGCCGGCCAGTCGCGGGAAGGGAGCCACCGGTGA
- the hisC gene encoding histidinol-phosphate transaminase, whose protein sequence is MSRVPLRKALADLPPYVPGARAPVGAAAYKLSSNENPYPPLPSVVAAIADAAVDVNRYPDMYATELVEAIASSLGVAPENVVTGCGSVAALGHVLTAVCEAGDEVVFPWRSFEAYPIAVSLAGAEGVRVPVGADGRLDLEAMAKAVTARTKAVLVCTPNNPTGPAVHADELAGFLAAVPSHVLVVVDEAYVEFVRDERAADGLAVFAEHPNVVLLRTFSKAYGLAGLRVGYAVARPRLAAGIRAASTPFGVSHVAQLAALASLRARDELLHRVDAIVAERGRMLAGLHAQGWTVPDSQANFVWLPLGDHASSFAERCTRAGVLVRPFAGDGVRVSVGEPEATDLFLEVAADAHRR, encoded by the coding sequence GTGAGCCGAGTTCCCCTGCGCAAGGCCCTCGCCGACCTGCCGCCGTACGTCCCGGGGGCTCGGGCTCCCGTCGGCGCGGCGGCGTACAAGCTGTCGTCGAACGAGAACCCGTACCCGCCGCTGCCGTCGGTGGTCGCGGCGATCGCGGACGCGGCGGTCGACGTCAACCGCTACCCCGACATGTACGCGACGGAGCTCGTCGAGGCGATCGCGTCCTCGCTCGGCGTGGCACCGGAGAACGTCGTCACGGGCTGCGGCTCGGTCGCCGCGCTCGGGCACGTGCTCACCGCGGTGTGCGAGGCGGGCGACGAGGTCGTCTTCCCGTGGCGGTCGTTCGAGGCCTACCCGATCGCCGTCTCGCTGGCCGGGGCGGAGGGCGTGCGCGTGCCGGTGGGCGCCGACGGGCGGCTGGATCTGGAGGCGATGGCCAAGGCCGTCACCGCCCGCACGAAGGCGGTGCTCGTGTGCACGCCGAACAACCCGACCGGACCGGCCGTGCACGCGGACGAGCTCGCGGGCTTCCTGGCCGCCGTCCCCTCGCACGTGCTCGTGGTCGTCGACGAGGCGTACGTCGAGTTCGTGCGGGACGAGCGCGCCGCCGACGGGCTCGCGGTGTTCGCCGAGCACCCCAACGTCGTGCTGCTGCGCACGTTCTCGAAGGCCTACGGCCTCGCGGGCCTCCGTGTCGGCTACGCGGTGGCGCGTCCGCGCCTCGCGGCGGGCATCCGCGCGGCGTCGACCCCGTTCGGGGTGTCGCACGTCGCTCAGCTCGCCGCGCTCGCGTCGCTGCGTGCCCGGGACGAGCTGCTCCACCGCGTCGACGCGATCGTCGCCGAGCGCGGCCGGATGCTCGCGGGCCTGCACGCCCAGGGCTGGACGGTGCCGGACTCGCAGGCGAACTTCGTGTGGCTGCCGCTCGGCGACCACGCGTCGTCGTTCGCGGAGCGCTGCACGCGCGCCGGTGTGCTCGTCCGCCCGTTCGCCGGGGACGGCGTGCGGGTGAGCGTCGGCGAGCCGGAGGCGACCGACCTGTTCCTCGAGGTCGCCGCGGACGCCCACCGCCGCTAG
- a CDS encoding DUF6318 family protein, giving the protein MRRSCHRRPRPRVRFARVAGITAVLAGTWTLSACVGTAPSEVDPVASSAVAAGVVPGSPTAAVTPAPEPPAAMAVGDGAGAVAAADHLFALWTHARTTGSVAALTGTYADTCGICRDVTDRVVELAAIGVTEADGDLDLLDPTPTEIVPGSWFAVTGVLVEGPARLVDAEGVTTGTVDSGRYGVLMTLTWYEGVWRVESLDLEPPTP; this is encoded by the coding sequence ATGCGTCGATCCTGCCACCGGCGTCCGCGTCCGCGCGTCCGCTTCGCGCGCGTCGCCGGCATCACGGCGGTGCTGGCGGGGACGTGGACGCTGTCCGCGTGCGTCGGGACCGCGCCGTCGGAGGTCGACCCCGTGGCGTCCAGCGCCGTGGCCGCCGGCGTCGTACCGGGCAGCCCGACCGCTGCCGTCACGCCGGCCCCGGAACCTCCCGCCGCCATGGCGGTCGGCGACGGAGCAGGAGCCGTCGCCGCCGCGGACCACCTCTTCGCGCTCTGGACGCACGCGCGCACCACGGGCTCGGTCGCGGCTCTGACCGGGACGTACGCCGACACGTGCGGCATCTGCCGCGACGTCACCGACCGTGTCGTCGAGCTCGCAGCGATCGGCGTCACGGAGGCCGACGGTGACCTGGACCTCCTCGACCCGACGCCGACCGAGATCGTGCCCGGATCCTGGTTCGCCGTCACGGGCGTGCTCGTCGAGGGGCCGGCGCGGCTGGTGGACGCCGAGGGCGTGACGACCGGCACGGTCGACAGCGGCCGGTACGGCGTCCTCATGACGCTCACCTGGTACGAGGGGGTGTGGCGGGTCGAGTCGCTGGACCTCGAACCCCCGACGCCGTGA
- a CDS encoding phage holin family protein produces MSFVVRVLINGVAIWFATLVLSGLTIVGADTNLEQAGIILLIALVFGIVNAVVKPIVAFLSIPLYILTLGLFTLVVNALMLMLTAWITEQTSWGLRIDNFGTAVLGALIISVVSFVLSVIIPGDRD; encoded by the coding sequence ATGTCGTTCGTGGTGAGGGTGCTGATCAACGGCGTCGCGATCTGGTTCGCGACCCTCGTCCTGTCGGGCCTGACGATCGTGGGCGCCGACACCAACCTGGAGCAGGCGGGCATCATCCTGCTCATCGCGCTCGTCTTCGGGATCGTCAACGCGGTGGTCAAGCCGATCGTCGCGTTCCTGTCGATCCCCCTGTACATCCTGACGCTCGGCCTGTTCACCCTGGTGGTGAACGCGCTCATGCTCATGCTCACCGCGTGGATCACGGAGCAGACGAGCTGGGGCCTGCGGATCGACAACTTCGGGACGGCTGTGCTCGGGGCGCTGATCATCTCGGTCGTGTCCTTCGTCCTCTCGGTGATCATCCCGGGCGACCGGGACTGA
- a CDS encoding EamA family transporter, with the protein MPRRLPPPIGVLAVVVGSLLFAVNGTVAKLAMQAGLSPTRLVEIRCVGSAVVLVAAVLVVGARRLRLRDRRELVSLAVLGVVGVALVQWLYLTAISRLPVGVALLVEYTAPLLVALWARFVLKEAVHRRVWWALVACLGGLALVAQVGEGVVLDVLGLLAATGAAVSLAAYYLLGDRMLSTRDPLSTHAWTMTFAALFWVVLQPVWTYPYDTLGVAVDVPGTLTPPLWVLVAWIVVLGTVVPYLLFLVGIRSLGPARAGLLGMVEPVAASASAWVFLGEAMTAVQLVGGGIVLGGVVLAETARQRRPDAEPAAVLPDTVAP; encoded by the coding sequence GTGCCCCGCCGCCTCCCGCCGCCGATCGGCGTGCTCGCCGTCGTCGTCGGGTCCCTGCTGTTCGCGGTCAACGGCACCGTGGCGAAGCTCGCGATGCAGGCGGGGCTCAGCCCGACGCGCCTCGTCGAGATCCGCTGCGTCGGCTCGGCCGTCGTGCTCGTCGCGGCAGTCCTCGTCGTCGGCGCGAGGCGGCTGCGCCTGCGCGACCGCCGCGAGCTCGTGTCCCTCGCCGTCCTCGGCGTCGTCGGCGTCGCGCTCGTGCAGTGGCTCTACCTCACCGCGATCTCACGGCTGCCCGTCGGCGTCGCGCTGCTCGTCGAGTACACCGCTCCCCTGCTGGTCGCGCTGTGGGCGCGGTTCGTGCTCAAGGAGGCCGTGCACCGCCGCGTCTGGTGGGCGCTCGTCGCGTGCCTCGGCGGGCTCGCGCTCGTCGCGCAGGTCGGCGAGGGCGTCGTCCTCGACGTCCTCGGGCTGCTCGCCGCGACCGGCGCGGCCGTGTCGCTGGCCGCGTACTACCTGCTCGGGGACCGCATGCTCTCCACGCGCGACCCGCTGTCGACGCACGCGTGGACGATGACGTTCGCCGCCCTGTTCTGGGTCGTCCTGCAGCCGGTATGGACGTACCCGTACGACACGCTGGGCGTCGCGGTCGACGTGCCCGGCACGCTCACGCCGCCGCTGTGGGTGCTCGTCGCGTGGATCGTCGTCCTGGGCACCGTCGTCCCGTACCTGCTGTTCCTCGTCGGCATCCGCTCGCTCGGCCCCGCGCGCGCCGGCCTGCTGGGGATGGTCGAGCCCGTCGCCGCGTCGGCCTCCGCGTGGGTGTTCCTCGGTGAGGCGATGACGGCCGTGCAGCTCGTCGGCGGGGGCATCGTCCTCGGCGGCGTCGTCCTCGCCGAGACCGCCCGCCAGCGCCGTCCCGACGCCGAGCCGGCGGCCGTCCTCCCGGACACCGTCGCCCCCTGA
- a CDS encoding phosphotransferase family protein encodes MTGEVRVETGFVRPPDDLLDALVAGALRSAGARRGTGTWVESGSSAVVLVTPDVVVRVARQPAHVAGMRRAQALVDALPELPFDVPRSVGDPVEADGHVAVPVRRVHGAPHPAGSGDPAALRRLLDAVHGVDVAPLRDHLAPAREFAGGAAWETVLREEVVPRLDADVRGEAVARVDALAALPADERAVNHGDLAGSNVLWADGRVSGVLDWDLAAWDDPAEDVAALVSWHGWALLPAVTDGATAARADVFRRSFPLQLVAFAVLNGRPADEVARAVTRAQERLRDDAARVR; translated from the coding sequence GTGACGGGCGAGGTGCGGGTCGAGACGGGCTTCGTCCGGCCGCCCGACGACCTCCTCGATGCGCTCGTCGCCGGGGCGCTGCGGTCCGCGGGTGCCCGTCGCGGCACCGGCACATGGGTCGAGTCCGGGTCGAGCGCGGTCGTGCTCGTGACTCCGGACGTCGTCGTGCGCGTCGCGCGGCAACCCGCGCACGTCGCCGGCATGCGTCGTGCCCAGGCGCTGGTCGACGCGCTGCCGGAGCTCCCGTTCGACGTGCCGCGGTCGGTCGGCGACCCGGTCGAGGCCGACGGCCACGTCGCGGTGCCCGTCCGGCGCGTGCACGGCGCTCCGCACCCCGCCGGCTCGGGAGACCCCGCCGCGCTGCGCCGGCTGCTCGACGCGGTGCACGGCGTCGACGTCGCCCCGCTGCGCGACCACCTCGCGCCGGCACGCGAGTTCGCGGGCGGCGCGGCGTGGGAGACGGTGCTGCGCGAGGAGGTCGTCCCGCGGCTGGACGCGGACGTGCGCGGCGAGGCGGTCGCGCGCGTCGACGCGCTCGCGGCCCTGCCCGCCGACGAGCGCGCCGTCAACCACGGCGACCTCGCGGGCAGCAACGTCCTGTGGGCGGACGGGCGGGTCAGCGGCGTCCTCGACTGGGACCTCGCGGCGTGGGACGACCCCGCGGAGGACGTCGCGGCGCTCGTGTCGTGGCACGGCTGGGCGCTCCTCCCCGCGGTCACCGACGGCGCGACCGCCGCGCGCGCGGACGTCTTCCGGCGGAGCTTCCCGCTGCAGCTCGTCGCGTTCGCCGTGCTGAACGGTCGCCCGGCCGACGAGGTGGCACGAGCCGTCACACGGGCGCAGGAGCGGCTGCGGGACGACGCCGCGCGCGTGCGGTAG